Proteins encoded in a region of the Coffea eugenioides isolate CCC68of chromosome 4, Ceug_1.0, whole genome shotgun sequence genome:
- the LOC113768476 gene encoding putative cyclic nucleotide-gated ion channel 8 — MFSNYKAQFMGGKKEKFVRLDDLDSNLSFKADMPGKTRIGFSLEGLTGANRSSNKPSKSFRVGMKRGSEGIITLGRSLKSGVSRAVFPEDLKVSGRKVFDPQDKSLLFWNKLLVCSCTLAVSIDPLFLYLPVFRSKEMCLHIDNSLAHTTTTLRTLVDAFYLIRMVLQFRTAYIAPSSRVFGRGELVIDPKQIAKRYTHRYFIVDLLSVLPLPQIVVWRFLHRAKGSDVLATKQALVFIVFLQYIPRFLRFLPLMSELKKTAGVFAESAWAGAVYYLLWFLLSSHIVGAFWYLLAVERRDACWEEACQDSDMCKANANLLYCASERPSNSNWENVTQTVLGSRCAINDTYSAFDYGIYANALTSGVVESEYFISKYFYCLWWGLQNLSTLGQGLETSTYPGEVIFSIAIAIFGLILFALLIGNMQTYLQSMTVRLEEMRIKRRDSEQWMHHRVLPPELRERVRRYDQYKWMETRGVDEESLVQSLPKDLRRDIKRHLCLNLVRRVPLFANMDERLLDAICERLKPSLCTENTYIVREGDPVDEMLFIIRGRLESVTTDGGRSGFFNRGLLKQGDFCGEELLTWALDPKAGSNLPPSTRTVKALTEVEAFALIADEVKYITSQFRRIHSRQVQHTFRFYSQQWRTWAATFIQAAWRRYSRRKHMEIRRLEDEAAEDEEYESNSVPSSSFGAAMYASRFAANALRGVHRIRSSRLIKPQKPPEPDFEAGL, encoded by the exons ATGTTCAGTAACTACAAGGCTCAGTTTATGGGCGGCAAGAAAGAGAAGTTTGTCAG GTTAGATGATTTGGACTCTAATTTATCATTTAAAGCTGATATGCCTGGAAAAACAAGAATTGGGTTTAGCTTAGAGGGACTGACTGGTGCCAATCGTTCTTCCAACAAACCATCAAAATCATTTAGGGTAGGGATGAAAAGAGGATCCGAGGGTATTATTACCTTGGGCAGATCACTAAAATCTGGAGTCAGCCGTGCTGTGTTCCCAGAAGATCTTAAAGTTTCTGGGAGAAAAGTTTTTGATCCTCAAGACAAGTCTCTCTTATTCTGGAACAAACTTTTGGTTTGTTCCTGCACCCTTGCAGTATCAATAGATCCTCTGTTTCTGTATCTTCCAGTTTTCCGGAGTAAAGAGATGTGCCTTCACATAGATAACAGTTTAGCTCACACAACTACAACTCTTCGGACATTAGTAGATGCATTTTACCTTATTCGCATGGTTCTGCAGTTCCGGACAGCTTACATTGCACCATCATCCCGAGTGTTTGGCCGTGGTGAACTTGTGATAGATCCTAAACAAATTGCAAAAAGATACACACATCGTTATTTTATAGTAGATCTTCTCTCTGTGCTACCTCTACCACAG ATTGTTGTGTGGAGATTTCTTCATAGGGCAAAAGGTTCAGATGTCTTGGCAACAAAACAAGCATTAGTATTCATTGTGTTTCTCCAATATATCCCCAGGTTTTTGCGGTTTTTACCATTGATGTCAGAGTTGAAAAAAACAGCTGGAGTTTTTGCAGAAAGTGCTTGGGCTGGTGCCGTATACTATCTGCTGTGGTTTTTGCTTTCTAGCCAT ATTGTTGGGGCCTTTTGGTACCTATTAGCTGTGGAACGCAGAGATGCATGCTGGGAGGAAGCCTGTCAAGACAGTGACATGTGCAAAGCTAATGCTAATCTTCTCTATTGTGCAAGTGAGAGACCAAGTAATTCAAATTGGGAAAACGTCACCCAGACAGTTCTCGGTTCTCGCTGTGCTATTAATGATACATATTCAGCATTCGATTATGGGATTTATGCAAATGCTTTAACATCTGGAGTTGTTGAATCCGAATATTTTATCTCTAAATACTTTTACTGTTTATGGTGGGGCCTCCAGAATTTGAG TACACTTGGTCAGGGGCTTGAAACCAGTACTTATCCTGGAGAGGTTATATTCTCCATAGCGATTGCAATTTTTGGTCTCATTTTGTTTGCTCTTCTCATCGGTAACATGCAG ACTTATCTTCAATCTATGACTGTTCGGCTTGAGGAGATGAGAATTAAAAGACGTGACTCTGAGCAGTGGATGCATCATAGAGTGCTTCCCCCTGAACTAAGAGAAAGAGTTCGGCGCTATGATCAGTACAAATGGATGGAAACAAGAGGAGTAGATGAAGAGAGCTTGGTCCAGAGTCTGCCAAAAGATCTCAGGAGGGATATCAAGCGGCATCTCTGTTTGAATTTGGTCAGAAGA GTTCCTTTATTTGCCAATATGGATGAGAGGTTGCTTGATGCAATCTGTGAGAGACTTAAACCAAGTTTATGCACAGAAAATACATACATTGTCCGAGAAGGGGATCCAGTAGACGAGATGTTGTTTATAATCCGTGGTCGCCTGGAGAGCGTAACAACAGATGGTGGGAGAAGTGGATTTTTCAATCGAGGTCTTTTGAAACAAGGTGACTTTTGTGGGGAGGAGCTCCTCACTTGGGCATTGGATCCTAAAGCTGGTTCCAACTTACCACCATCTACTCGTACTGTCAAGGCTTTAACAGAAGTGGAGGCGTTTGCCTTGATAGCAGATGAAGTGAAATACATTACCAGTCAGTTCAGGCGCATTCATAGTCGACAAGTGCAGCATACCTTCCGTTTTTACTCACAGCAGTGGAGAACTTGGGCCGCCACCTTCATCCAGGCTGCATGGAGGCGCTATTCAAGGAGGAAGCACATGGAAATTCGTCGCCTTGAAGATGAAGCCGCAGAAGATGAAGAATATGAATCCAACTCAGTCCCATCATCCAGCTTTGGAGCTGCGATGTACGCCTCAAGATTTGCCGCCAACGCTTTGCGTGGTGTTCACAGGATTCGTAGCTCCAGGTTGATAAAGCCGCAAAAGCCCCCCGAACCTGACTTTGAAGCTGGTTTATAA